From Citricoccus sp. SGAir0253, a single genomic window includes:
- a CDS encoding proton-conducting transporter membrane subunit has product MTALEPASWLPMFVAVPLLLAGVSVVLRRRSVDRVLMVAVPVLALAGAVALLAHHRRVPVLADAIGDYEGGIAIPFVSDTLTALMLATTALATAAACWFLTATGEDRLRFVPALALMLMAGVNGALLTGDLFNLFVFVEVMLLPSYALLAVTGTWRRLGVGRMFVIVSLVTSAILLMGVGLVYGAAGTVNLAVLAGRAGEDPQVALAVSVVLLALGIKAGVVPVHGWMPRAYAGTSAGVMALFSGLHTKVSLYALFRVYFTVFAPGATPAGGGSGPASGSAVTGPGTAATVAGVIAVVVLATMVVGALGSLGERRLRGVLAFQMVAGVGHILIGAAVASPAAVAAALFYLVHHVVTMASLLTTAGAVEHTYGTGVLGRISGLLHRDRLAAVLVALGLLSLAGFPPTSGLWGKLGLGLAVAGADGAVPGGGRLVPLFLAGIVVSSVITLVALQRLWGSSFAGPPLAVHRPVRADGTRGPEQPVGEAPRIRGALLAPGAAMMAVSVALFVFAGVLMPVVETAAAGLFDTRPYVEAVLP; this is encoded by the coding sequence ATGACCGCCCTGGAGCCCGCGTCCTGGCTGCCGATGTTCGTGGCCGTCCCGCTGCTGCTGGCCGGGGTGTCCGTGGTCCTGCGGCGCCGCTCCGTGGACCGGGTCCTCATGGTGGCCGTCCCCGTCCTGGCCCTGGCCGGCGCGGTCGCACTGCTCGCCCACCACCGCCGGGTCCCGGTCCTCGCGGACGCGATCGGCGACTACGAGGGCGGCATCGCGATCCCCTTCGTCTCGGACACCCTGACGGCCCTCATGCTCGCCACCACGGCCCTCGCGACGGCGGCCGCCTGCTGGTTCCTCACCGCCACGGGCGAGGACCGGCTGCGCTTCGTGCCCGCCCTCGCGCTCATGCTGATGGCCGGGGTCAACGGCGCCCTGCTGACGGGGGACCTGTTCAATCTCTTCGTGTTCGTGGAGGTGATGCTGCTGCCGTCCTACGCCCTGCTCGCCGTCACCGGCACGTGGCGGCGCCTCGGGGTCGGCCGGATGTTCGTCATCGTCAGCCTCGTCACCAGCGCGATCCTGCTCATGGGCGTCGGGCTGGTCTACGGCGCGGCCGGGACCGTCAACCTGGCCGTGCTGGCCGGCCGGGCCGGCGAGGACCCGCAGGTGGCCCTGGCCGTCTCCGTGGTGCTGCTCGCCCTGGGCATCAAGGCCGGCGTCGTGCCCGTGCACGGGTGGATGCCGCGCGCCTACGCCGGGACCTCGGCGGGCGTGATGGCCCTGTTCTCCGGGCTGCACACCAAGGTCTCGCTGTACGCCCTGTTCCGGGTCTACTTCACCGTCTTCGCCCCGGGCGCGACGCCGGCCGGCGGCGGGTCCGGTCCGGCGTCCGGGTCCGCGGTGACCGGTCCCGGGACGGCGGCCACCGTGGCCGGGGTGATCGCCGTCGTCGTGCTCGCCACCATGGTGGTCGGCGCCCTCGGCTCCCTCGGGGAGCGCCGGCTGCGCGGGGTGCTCGCCTTCCAGATGGTCGCCGGCGTGGGGCACATCCTCATCGGCGCCGCCGTCGCCTCCCCGGCCGCCGTGGCGGCGGCCCTGTTCTACCTCGTCCACCACGTCGTCACCATGGCGTCCCTGCTGACCACGGCCGGCGCCGTGGAGCACACCTACGGCACCGGCGTGCTCGGGCGGATCTCCGGGCTGCTGCACCGGGACCGGCTGGCCGCCGTGCTCGTGGCGCTCGGGCTGTTGTCCCTCGCCGGCTTCCCGCCCACCTCCGGCCTGTGGGGCAAGCTCGGGCTCGGCCTGGCGGTGGCCGGGGCGGACGGCGCGGTGCCCGGCGGCGGCCGGCTGGTGCCCCTGTTCCTGGCCGGCATCGTGGTGTCCTCGGTCATCACCCTGGTCGCGCTGCAGCGGCTGTGGGGGTCCAGCTTCGCCGGGCCGCCGCTCGCCGTCCACCGCCCCGTCCGGGCCGACGGGACCCGCGGGCCGGAGCAGCCCGTCGGCGAGGCGCCGCGCATCCGCGGGGCCCTGCTGGCCCCCGGGGCCGCCATGATGGCGGTGTCCGTGGCCCTGTTCGTGTTCGCCGGGGTGCTCATGCCGGTCGTGGAGACGGCCGCCGCGGGCCTGTTCGACACCCGGCCCTACGTGGAGGCGGTGCTGCCGTGA
- a CDS encoding Na+/H+ antiporter subunit E: protein MTDTRETRWRFSAWQMLRYVAWLVGQVLAGSLAVARRALAPGPFAEPSIVAFPLRCATDLEVTWMASSITITPGTLVVGTAHGTDTEPVTVFVHSVFEADRASVHAGLREMEDRLLRMTRGPRWEEAA from the coding sequence GTGACGGACACCCGAGAGACCCGCTGGCGCTTCAGCGCCTGGCAGATGCTGCGCTACGTGGCCTGGCTGGTGGGCCAGGTGCTCGCCGGCTCGCTCGCCGTCGCGCGGCGCGCCCTGGCCCCGGGGCCGTTCGCCGAGCCGTCCATCGTGGCCTTCCCGCTGCGCTGCGCGACCGACCTCGAGGTGACCTGGATGGCCTCGTCCATCACCATCACCCCGGGCACCCTCGTGGTGGGCACCGCGCACGGCACCGACACCGAGCCCGTCACCGTGTTCGTCCACTCCGTCTTCGAGGCGGACCGCGCCTCCGTGCACGCCGGGCTGCGCGAGATGGAGGACCGGCTGCTGCGGATGACGCGCGGGCCCCGCTGGGAGGAGGCGGCATGA
- a CDS encoding monovalent cation/H+ antiporter complex subunit F, whose protein sequence is MSLATPYDVVLSVALGVLALAILLGLYRIFTARSAAERAVVGDLVYFAGIGILMIVGIQAGSAVVQDAAMLAGFVGILATIALARILTRGER, encoded by the coding sequence ATGAGCCTGGCCACGCCCTACGACGTCGTGCTGTCCGTGGCCCTCGGCGTCCTGGCCCTCGCGATCCTGCTCGGCCTGTACCGGATCTTCACCGCGCGGTCCGCGGCGGAACGCGCCGTGGTGGGCGACCTCGTGTACTTCGCCGGCATCGGCATCCTCATGATCGTGGGCATCCAGGCGGGCTCCGCGGTCGTCCAGGACGCCGCCATGCTCGCCGGGTTCGTCGGCATCCTGGCCACGATCGCGCTGGCCCGCATCCTCACGAGGGGGGAACGCTGA
- a CDS encoding monovalent cation/H(+) antiporter subunit G, with protein MEPYELAAAVLVLCGVVLVLLSSVAMVRSRDALQMMNVFSPATGMGLPLVTIGVLVHLTGRDGFAWWTLLVGLVTVASLVVVSSLASNTLARAVYQSGAPIDPRTHPQELADPIGSAPRDR; from the coding sequence ATGGAACCGTACGAGCTGGCTGCCGCGGTCCTGGTCCTGTGCGGGGTGGTGCTGGTGCTGCTCTCGTCCGTGGCCATGGTGCGCTCGCGGGACGCCCTGCAGATGATGAACGTGTTCTCCCCGGCCACCGGGATGGGCCTGCCCCTCGTCACGATCGGCGTCCTGGTACACCTGACCGGGCGCGACGGCTTCGCGTGGTGGACGCTGCTCGTCGGCCTCGTCACCGTGGCCTCGCTCGTGGTGGTCTCCTCGCTGGCGTCCAACACGCTGGCCCGCGCCGTCTACCAGTCCGGGGCGCCGATCGACCCGCGGACCCATCCCCAGGAGCTCGCCGATCCGATAGGTTCGGCACCACGGGACCGCTGA
- a CDS encoding NAD(P)/FAD-dependent oxidoreductase produces MTTQHEAGAGDTPPPGAGGAEGRRAVVVGSGPNGLTAAAFLARAGWSVDVYERNAAPGGAAASAPVLGPGTIVDLGAAGHPFGIASPAFRELDLAAHGLEWAHPEVPMAHPLEGRPAAVLHRSLEATAADLGRDGGAWTRLHAPIVDRVDEHLENILGPSLLRLPRHPLALARFGVRAAWPAGALGRALFRDEAARSLFASSSIHAILPPSHLLTSAFGLVFGALGMTRGWPVARGGTGAITAALVSVLEAHGGRVHVGHEVRDLREVGVAEAVVLDLTPRQVLALQGTGLGGRYAAQLRRWRYGTGVSKVDYLLDGPIPWTDARVAGAGTVHVTGTLAELEHAEREAAAGRMPDRPFVMVCQQQAADPSRATGPAEGRTVVWAYAHVPGGYDAPVEHLVADQVERFAPGFRDRIVDRVATTPSALEAWDPNLVGGDVAGGSMGGLQQVLRPAAVASPHRTGTPGLYLASSSTPPGGGVHGMAGLHAARAVLADAARRDARRRRG; encoded by the coding sequence ATGACCACGCAGCACGAGGCCGGAGCCGGGGACACCCCGCCGCCCGGCGCCGGGGGCGCGGAGGGGCGGCGCGCCGTCGTCGTGGGCTCCGGGCCCAACGGGCTCACCGCCGCCGCGTTCCTCGCGCGGGCCGGCTGGTCGGTCGACGTCTACGAGCGCAACGCCGCGCCCGGCGGCGCCGCCGCCTCCGCCCCGGTGCTCGGCCCGGGCACGATCGTGGACCTCGGGGCGGCGGGGCACCCCTTCGGCATCGCCAGCCCCGCGTTCCGGGAACTGGACCTCGCCGCCCACGGCCTGGAGTGGGCGCACCCCGAGGTCCCCATGGCGCACCCGCTCGAGGGGCGCCCGGCCGCGGTCCTGCACCGGTCCCTCGAGGCCACGGCCGCGGACCTCGGCCGTGACGGCGGGGCGTGGACCCGCCTGCACGCGCCGATCGTGGACCGCGTGGACGAGCACCTGGAGAACATCCTCGGGCCCTCCCTGCTGCGGCTCCCGCGGCACCCGCTGGCCCTGGCCCGCTTCGGGGTGCGGGCCGCGTGGCCCGCCGGCGCCCTCGGCCGGGCCCTGTTCCGGGACGAGGCGGCACGGTCCCTGTTCGCCAGCTCCTCGATCCACGCCATCCTGCCGCCCTCGCACCTGCTCACCTCCGCGTTCGGGCTCGTCTTCGGCGCCCTCGGCATGACCCGCGGGTGGCCCGTGGCCCGAGGCGGCACCGGGGCGATCACCGCCGCCCTGGTCTCCGTGCTCGAGGCGCACGGCGGACGGGTCCACGTGGGCCACGAGGTGCGTGACCTGCGCGAGGTGGGCGTGGCCGAGGCCGTGGTCCTGGACCTCACCCCGCGCCAGGTGCTCGCGCTGCAGGGTACCGGGCTGGGCGGCCGCTACGCCGCCCAGCTGCGGCGCTGGCGGTACGGCACGGGGGTGTCCAAGGTCGACTACCTGCTGGACGGACCCATCCCCTGGACGGACGCCCGGGTGGCCGGGGCCGGCACCGTGCACGTCACCGGGACGCTCGCGGAGCTGGAGCACGCCGAGCGGGAGGCCGCGGCCGGGCGGATGCCGGACCGCCCGTTCGTCATGGTGTGCCAGCAGCAGGCCGCGGATCCCTCCCGCGCCACTGGTCCGGCGGAGGGCCGGACGGTCGTGTGGGCCTACGCCCACGTACCGGGCGGCTACGACGCCCCGGTCGAGCACCTCGTCGCCGACCAGGTGGAGCGCTTCGCGCCCGGCTTCCGGGACCGGATCGTGGACCGCGTGGCCACCACGCCCTCGGCGCTGGAGGCGTGGGACCCCAACCTCGTGGGCGGGGACGTGGCCGGGGGGTCCATGGGCGGGCTGCAGCAGGTGCTGCGGCCCGCGGCCGTGGCGAGCCCCCACCGCACCGGCACGCCCGGGCTGTACCTGGCCTCCTCCTCCACGCCGCCCGGCGGCGGGGTGCACGGCATGGCGGGGCTGCACGCGGCCCGGGCCGTGCTGGCCGACGCCGCCCGGCGCGACGCGCGGCGCCGGCGGGGCTGA
- a CDS encoding ABC transporter family substrate-binding protein yields the protein MRYTKLSAAAALLAGSALVLSACAPGGPAQDDGGSSPAGSGSASGGEMVTGESGEKLSVEPADTGLADLGDVQTEDGSVSYSVGEDEFLSYNSLTPETYSTYNSAVTERLMQGFTYFGTDGKIYPNKELGSYEKVSDDPLTVKYTINEEATWSDGTPVTAADFIFQWGWSNPRIVGEDGETPLFNSISQTLGEYVTEAPEAEAGDKEFTLVYDRPYADWEILLYPPLPAHVVAEQSDMSVEELVDAVKKEDSAALKDAAEFFNTGWNASPGEVPDESIAPSMSQYKLKSWEPGQSITLEANDQYWGTPAATRELVIRFAAADTHVQALQNGDLDVIEPQATVDTLEQLEGLGDQVVIQKGAELTWEHLDFNFRDSSIFADSKELREAFALCVPRQEIVDNLIKPLDPEAQVMNAREVFPFQENYQEVVDSAYDGRYDEVDLEKAKQLVEESGKDNLTVRIGYSAPNPRRTDTVAMIKSSCDQAGFTVEDVGSADFFDKALPNGDYEVALFAWAGSGQIASGQEIYSSKGTQNYGEFASEEVDQAWDTLASSLDPEVHAEQVKVIEKALWDELFGIPLYAHPGIVAHSADVANVRKTAAQSGAVWNAEQWMRTE from the coding sequence ATGAGGTACACAAAGCTTTCTGCCGCTGCCGCCCTCCTGGCCGGTTCGGCGCTCGTCCTGTCCGCCTGCGCGCCCGGGGGACCGGCGCAGGACGACGGCGGCTCGTCCCCGGCAGGGTCGGGTTCCGCCAGTGGCGGCGAGATGGTCACCGGCGAGTCCGGCGAGAAGCTGAGCGTCGAGCCGGCCGACACCGGCCTCGCCGACCTGGGCGACGTCCAGACCGAGGACGGCTCGGTCTCCTACTCGGTGGGCGAGGACGAGTTCCTGTCCTACAACAGCCTCACGCCGGAGACCTACTCCACCTACAACTCCGCCGTGACCGAGCGCCTGATGCAGGGCTTCACCTACTTCGGCACGGACGGGAAGATCTACCCCAACAAGGAGCTCGGCTCCTATGAGAAGGTCTCGGACGACCCGCTGACGGTGAAGTACACCATCAACGAGGAGGCCACCTGGTCCGACGGGACCCCAGTCACCGCCGCGGACTTCATCTTCCAGTGGGGATGGTCCAACCCGCGCATCGTCGGAGAGGACGGCGAGACCCCGCTGTTCAACTCGATCTCCCAGACGTTGGGCGAGTACGTCACCGAGGCGCCCGAGGCCGAGGCGGGGGACAAGGAGTTCACGCTCGTCTACGACCGCCCGTACGCGGACTGGGAGATCCTGCTCTACCCGCCGTTGCCCGCGCACGTGGTCGCCGAGCAGTCGGACATGTCCGTCGAGGAGCTCGTCGACGCGGTGAAGAAGGAGGACTCCGCGGCGCTCAAGGATGCCGCCGAGTTCTTCAACACCGGCTGGAACGCCTCGCCGGGTGAGGTCCCGGACGAGTCCATCGCCCCCTCCATGAGCCAGTACAAGCTCAAGAGCTGGGAACCGGGCCAGTCCATCACGCTCGAGGCCAACGACCAGTACTGGGGCACGCCCGCGGCCACCCGGGAACTGGTCATCCGGTTCGCCGCGGCGGACACCCACGTGCAGGCGCTGCAGAACGGTGACCTGGACGTCATCGAGCCCCAGGCGACGGTGGACACGCTCGAACAGCTCGAGGGGCTCGGCGACCAGGTCGTCATCCAGAAGGGCGCTGAGCTGACCTGGGAGCACCTGGACTTCAACTTCCGTGACTCCTCGATCTTCGCGGACAGCAAGGAGCTCCGGGAGGCCTTCGCCCTGTGCGTGCCGCGGCAGGAGATCGTGGACAACCTCATCAAGCCCCTGGACCCCGAGGCCCAGGTGATGAACGCCCGCGAGGTCTTCCCGTTCCAGGAGAACTACCAGGAGGTCGTGGACTCGGCCTATGACGGCCGCTACGACGAGGTGGACCTCGAGAAGGCGAAGCAGCTCGTCGAGGAGTCCGGCAAGGACAACCTGACGGTGCGCATCGGCTACTCGGCCCCCAACCCGCGCCGCACGGACACCGTCGCCATGATCAAGTCGTCCTGTGACCAGGCCGGCTTCACCGTCGAGGACGTGGGCTCCGCGGACTTCTTCGACAAGGCGCTGCCCAACGGTGACTACGAGGTGGCATTGTTCGCCTGGGCCGGCTCGGGCCAGATCGCCTCGGGCCAGGAGATCTATTCCTCGAAGGGCACCCAGAACTACGGCGAGTTCGCCAGCGAGGAGGTGGACCAGGCCTGGGACACCCTGGCCAGTTCGCTGGACCCGGAGGTGCACGCGGAACAGGTGAAGGTCATCGAGAAGGCCCTGTGGGATGAGCTCTTCGGCATCCCGCTCTACGCCCACCCGGGCATCGTGGCCCACTCGGCGGACGTCGCGAACGTCCGCAAGACCGCGGCCCAGAGCGGTGCCGTGTGGAACGCGGAGCAGTGGATGCGGACCGAGTGA
- a CDS encoding ABC transporter permease → MLTFILRRLGSSLLVLFGASVLLYVLVVNSGDPLADLRESNADNREFLMEQRIRFMDLDQPWYQRYWTWLTGVGRCVIGQCDLGTNRSGQQVTDLLALAASSTLRLVVLATVIAMLLGVAIGILTAIRQYSGMDYAVTFLTFLFFSLPVFWAAVLLKEYLAIGFNDWIADPGFSWPAVLLAAAVLGVALQAALAGSARRRLLTFAGTFAFVCAVVPYLDWLDFARYPQLGPVAITLVGAAAAVGATALLAGLRNRRVLYAGLITVALGLAAYYATYALLWEPTWWILVGLLVVALALAVGVGRLVGGYSKGPAALVASVTALVMGGLMVVEQLFRSWPGFLEAKGRPISTIGSQTPNFTGTFWEDFLDKGAQLLLPTILLTLISLATYSRYTRASMLEIKQQDYIRTARAKGLGERQVILKHAFRNSLIPLTTIMAFDFAALIGGAVITETVFGWKGMGELFRTGLNQVDPGPVMAFFLVTGTAAVLFNLLADILYAVLDPRIRV, encoded by the coding sequence GTGCTGACATTCATCCTCCGACGTCTCGGCAGCTCCCTCCTCGTGCTCTTCGGCGCCTCGGTGCTGCTGTACGTCCTCGTCGTCAACTCCGGCGACCCCCTCGCGGACCTCCGTGAGTCCAACGCGGACAACCGCGAGTTCCTGATGGAGCAGAGGATCCGCTTCATGGACCTCGACCAGCCGTGGTACCAGCGGTACTGGACCTGGCTCACCGGCGTGGGGCGCTGCGTCATCGGCCAGTGCGACCTGGGCACGAACCGCTCGGGCCAGCAGGTCACGGACCTGCTGGCGCTGGCCGCCAGTTCCACGCTCCGGCTCGTCGTGCTCGCCACGGTGATCGCCATGCTGCTCGGCGTGGCCATCGGCATCCTCACCGCCATCCGCCAGTACTCGGGCATGGACTACGCCGTCACGTTCCTGACCTTCCTCTTCTTCTCCCTGCCGGTGTTCTGGGCGGCCGTGCTGCTCAAGGAGTACCTGGCCATCGGCTTCAACGACTGGATCGCCGATCCGGGGTTCTCGTGGCCCGCCGTCCTCCTGGCGGCCGCGGTCCTGGGCGTCGCCCTGCAGGCGGCGCTCGCGGGATCGGCCCGACGGCGACTGCTCACCTTCGCGGGGACCTTCGCCTTCGTGTGCGCGGTCGTCCCGTACCTGGACTGGCTCGACTTCGCCCGGTACCCGCAGCTCGGGCCGGTCGCGATCACGCTCGTCGGCGCCGCCGCCGCGGTGGGCGCCACGGCGCTGCTGGCGGGCCTGCGGAACCGGCGCGTCCTCTACGCCGGACTCATCACGGTGGCGCTGGGGCTGGCGGCCTACTACGCCACCTACGCCCTGCTGTGGGAGCCCACGTGGTGGATCCTGGTGGGCCTGCTGGTCGTGGCCCTGGCCCTGGCCGTCGGCGTCGGGCGGCTCGTGGGCGGGTACTCCAAGGGCCCCGCGGCCCTGGTCGCCTCCGTCACCGCGCTCGTGATGGGCGGGCTCATGGTCGTCGAGCAGCTGTTCCGCAGCTGGCCCGGCTTCCTCGAGGCCAAGGGCCGGCCGATCTCCACGATCGGCTCGCAGACGCCCAACTTCACGGGCACGTTCTGGGAGGACTTCCTGGACAAGGGCGCGCAGCTGCTGCTGCCCACCATCCTGCTGACGCTGATCTCCCTCGCCACGTACTCCCGGTACACGCGGGCCTCGATGCTGGAGATCAAGCAGCAGGACTACATCCGCACCGCCCGGGCCAAGGGCCTGGGGGAGCGGCAGGTCATCCTCAAGCACGCCTTCCGCAACTCCCTCATCCCGCTGACCACGATCATGGCGTTCGACTTCGCGGCCCTCATCGGCGGCGCCGTCATCACCGAGACCGTCTTCGGCTGGAAGGGGATGGGCGAGCTGTTCCGCACCGGCCTGAACCAGGTGGACCCGGGCCCCGTGATGGCGTTCTTCCTGGTGACCGGCACCGCGGCGGTGCTGTTCAACCTCCTGGCGGACATCCTGTACGCCGTCCTCGACCCCCGGATCCGGGTGTGA
- a CDS encoding ABC transporter permease, whose translation MDQTTTTGTPGAPTADPPGPVPPSVDLANLAEVEDARLRAKTGKSYSQGQMVLRRFRNHKAAMVSLVFLVLIFVLAFSSIGFAGIPGWWDKDYTRAGQVVEGGVPTLSVLPQWLGGEGVRWGENPFGQDSTGKDYFALVMRGTQQSLIIALVVGLVSTAVGSVVGAVAGYFRGWLDAVLMRLTDLIIVIPLLVLAAVLGRMSSGLGGGILPLALVLGLVTWTSLARLVRGEVLSLREKEFVAAAVAMGARPGRVIGRHLLPNTIGVIVVNATFAIATAILLETSLSFLGFGVQAPDSSLGLLISQYQNAFTTRPWLFWWPGMLILAIALSVNFLGDGLRDAFDPRQGARAARRRRLFGTFGISGREKALDQTAVDGPVGGGRDVPAQPGNASGLGDLPGGGN comes from the coding sequence ATGGACCAGACCACCACCACCGGCACCCCCGGCGCCCCCACCGCGGACCCGCCCGGCCCCGTGCCGCCGTCGGTCGACCTCGCCAACCTGGCCGAGGTCGAGGACGCGAGGCTGCGGGCCAAGACCGGGAAGTCCTACAGCCAGGGGCAGATGGTCCTGCGGCGGTTCCGCAACCACAAGGCGGCCATGGTCTCCCTGGTCTTCCTAGTGCTGATCTTCGTCCTCGCCTTCAGCTCCATCGGCTTCGCGGGCATCCCCGGCTGGTGGGACAAGGACTACACGCGCGCCGGACAGGTCGTCGAGGGCGGCGTGCCCACCCTGTCGGTGCTGCCGCAGTGGCTCGGGGGCGAGGGGGTGCGCTGGGGGGAGAACCCCTTCGGGCAGGACTCCACCGGCAAGGACTACTTCGCCCTGGTGATGCGCGGGACCCAGCAGTCCCTCATCATCGCCCTCGTCGTCGGGCTGGTGTCCACCGCGGTCGGCTCGGTGGTCGGGGCGGTGGCTGGGTACTTCCGGGGCTGGCTCGACGCCGTGCTGATGCGCCTGACGGACCTGATCATCGTCATCCCGCTGCTCGTGCTGGCCGCCGTGCTCGGCCGGATGTCCAGCGGCCTGGGCGGCGGCATCCTGCCCCTGGCTCTCGTGCTGGGACTGGTCACGTGGACCTCGCTCGCCCGCCTCGTGCGCGGGGAGGTCCTCTCGCTGCGGGAGAAGGAGTTCGTCGCGGCGGCCGTGGCCATGGGGGCGCGCCCGGGCCGCGTCATCGGCCGGCACCTGCTGCCCAACACCATCGGGGTGATCGTGGTCAACGCCACCTTCGCCATCGCCACGGCCATCCTGCTGGAGACCTCCCTGTCCTTCCTCGGGTTCGGCGTCCAGGCGCCCGACTCGTCCCTGGGCTTGCTGATCAGCCAGTACCAGAACGCGTTCACCACCCGTCCCTGGCTGTTCTGGTGGCCCGGCATGCTGATCCTGGCGATCGCCCTGTCCGTGAACTTCCTCGGGGACGGGCTGCGGGACGCCTTCGACCCCCGCCAGGGCGCCCGCGCCGCGCGTCGGCGGCGGCTCTTCGGGACGTTCGGCATCTCCGGGCGCGAGAAGGCGCTCGACCAGACCGCCGTGGATGGCCCGGTGGGGGGCGGCAGGGACGTCCCTGCCCAGCCGGGCAATGCCTCCGGCCTCGGGGACCTCCCAGGCGGCGGGAACTAG
- a CDS encoding ABC transporter ATP-binding protein gives MGIFGRGKYENRDAGRTGAHAADAADAGGVAVPGDGPVGAEATGAGAGTRRGRLGRRPASGSSPATGAPGVVHRHPDRDGRPILSFQDVSVTFGTEFGDVEAVKGVSFDIRPGEVVALVGESGSGKSVTSATAMGLLPANAVVSGTVTLGDREVTALDDAGLRRIRGRHAAMVFQEPMTALNPVLTVGDQLTEALNLHGIAFGTEAERRAAELLEMVGIADARARLKQYPHQFSGGQRQRIVIAMAISCSPEVIIADEPTTALDVTVQAEILELLRSLKDRLNTGILLITHNMGVVADMADRVCVMLRGELVESGEVHQVMQDPQHPYTQRLLASVPRLGAELEVAEPEQVAADRPTADHAIEARGLCIEYEHRRRKNRVVHDVDFTVSPGEILGLVGESGSGKSTIARAVLGLLPVAEGTLRIRGEDLSRMASGDQRRLRRSIGVVFQDPAASLDPRFPIGDVITEPMVIHRVGNRRTQLERAYELLDAVRLPRSVVNRYPHELSGGQRQRVSIARALTLDPEVLIADEPTSALDVSVQAAVLDMFAELQSRYEFACLFVSHDLAVVDMLAHRVLVLKDGREVEQGPTAEVLHHPAQDYTRRLLAAAPVPDPDEQLAKRTDRRRLLESLGERPY, from the coding sequence ATGGGAATCTTCGGACGCGGGAAGTACGAGAACCGCGACGCCGGACGGACCGGCGCGCACGCCGCGGACGCCGCGGACGCCGGGGGCGTGGCGGTCCCGGGCGACGGGCCGGTCGGGGCGGAGGCGACGGGCGCCGGGGCCGGGACCCGGCGCGGCCGCCTGGGCCGACGGCCGGCGTCGGGCTCCTCGCCCGCGACCGGCGCACCAGGCGTGGTGCACCGCCATCCCGACCGGGACGGCCGGCCCATCCTGTCCTTCCAGGACGTCTCGGTGACCTTCGGCACCGAGTTCGGGGACGTCGAGGCGGTCAAGGGCGTGAGCTTCGACATCCGCCCGGGCGAGGTCGTGGCGCTCGTGGGGGAGTCGGGGTCCGGCAAGTCCGTCACCTCCGCCACCGCGATGGGCCTGCTGCCGGCCAACGCCGTCGTCTCCGGCACCGTGACCCTCGGGGACCGGGAGGTCACCGCCCTGGACGACGCGGGGCTGCGCCGGATCCGCGGGCGGCACGCCGCCATGGTCTTCCAGGAGCCGATGACCGCGCTGAACCCCGTGCTCACCGTGGGGGACCAGCTGACCGAGGCGCTGAACCTGCACGGCATCGCCTTCGGCACGGAGGCCGAGCGCCGCGCGGCGGAACTGCTGGAGATGGTGGGCATCGCCGACGCCCGGGCGCGCCTGAAGCAGTACCCGCACCAGTTCTCCGGCGGCCAGCGCCAGCGCATCGTCATCGCCATGGCGATCAGCTGCTCGCCCGAGGTGATCATCGCCGACGAGCCGACCACGGCGCTCGACGTCACGGTCCAGGCCGAGATCCTCGAGCTGCTGCGCTCGCTCAAGGACCGGCTCAACACCGGCATCCTGCTCATCACCCACAACATGGGCGTGGTGGCGGACATGGCCGACCGCGTGTGTGTCATGCTGCGCGGCGAGCTCGTGGAGTCCGGCGAGGTCCACCAGGTCATGCAGGACCCGCAGCACCCCTACACGCAGCGGCTGCTCGCCTCGGTGCCCCGGCTCGGGGCCGAGCTCGAGGTGGCCGAGCCGGAGCAGGTGGCGGCGGACCGGCCGACGGCCGACCACGCGATCGAGGCCCGCGGGCTGTGCATCGAGTACGAGCACCGCCGGCGGAAGAACCGCGTGGTCCACGACGTGGACTTCACCGTGTCCCCGGGGGAGATCCTCGGGCTCGTGGGGGAGTCCGGCTCGGGCAAGTCCACCATCGCACGCGCGGTGCTCGGCCTGCTGCCCGTCGCGGAGGGGACCCTGCGCATCCGGGGCGAGGACCTGTCCCGGATGGCGTCCGGGGACCAGCGCCGGCTGCGGCGGAGCATCGGCGTGGTCTTCCAGGACCCCGCCGCCTCCCTGGACCCGCGCTTCCCGATCGGGGACGTCATCACCGAGCCCATGGTCATCCACCGGGTCGGCAACCGCCGGACGCAGCTGGAGCGGGCCTACGAGCTGCTGGACGCCGTGCGGCTGCCGCGGTCCGTGGTCAACCGCTACCCGCACGAGCTCTCCGGCGGCCAGCGCCAGCGCGTCTCGATCGCCCGGGCGCTCACCCTGGACCCCGAGGTGCTGATCGCGGACGAGCCCACCTCCGCGCTCGACGTGTCCGTGCAGGCCGCGGTCCTGGACATGTTCGCCGAGCTGCAGTCGCGGTACGAGTTCGCCTGCCTCTTCGTCTCCCACGACCTGGCCGTGGTGGACATGCTGGCGCACCGGGTGCTCGTGCTCAAGGACGGCCGCGAGGTGGAGCAGGGGCCCACCGCCGAGGTCCTGCACCACCCGGCGCAGGACTACACCCGGCGGCTGCTCGCCGCGGCCCCGGTCCCGGACCCGGACGAGCAGCTGGCCAAGCGCACGGACCGGCGCCGCCTGCTGGAGTCCCTCGGCGAACGGCCCTACTGA